In a genomic window of Candidatus Bathyarchaeota archaeon:
- the smc gene encoding chromosome segregation protein SMC — translation MPYIKKIEVKGFKSFGPQTIKVNLEKGFTAITGPNGSGKTNIMDALLFSLGELSTRRLRAENSAKLIFHGSEKAGLEKAKMAKVVVQFDNSDGTMPVDTTTVTVSREVYRNGQSVYRLNGRRMSRSHITETLSMGAISSMSNNIIPQGTITRLTDLTALERRKIIEDLIGIAQYDSEKTEAEEKLRAADISIRTAMGRIDEVQKRLDDLERERNQLLRFEFIQNEVKKFQAIKISNDVTQQNQKINESTTQAQKVKERVDKLKAERDLRRNRRHDIEGEWRKLSGEGLEAGGSEVLKVQIKIGELKSKLTELNSKISAGQASLESFKRVRENNVTQHETLQKEIRENRLKIRAFRAEHEKLTAQITEKQAAHEALAKQTTELWSGLDDNNQQIRALDTQIESHIKRLAYLRSEYKQDKAALRLCNGRIKNLSVRKEKFQASLNEIEKSLSELEAVQRDQRAQQKHLEATIERKKIQKETVQKEISEAEKIASSAKDAVIEFATQRDLAATIAAEEKALRGIEEMGDVGAISGIHGRLRSLIKIDKSYKKAIDAAATGWLDALVVKDIDVAFTCTESLRKMKLGRIKIIPLQGVINPKHKDAPRREGVVGPLSAFMKYDGSYELAINYVFGDTIVVSNDKVGFALSNEGYRAVTLNGDVYEPGAFESGYYRAPIDFSTIIPSENALKSLDEAVRALQTHLAQRGTDIATIEEDLEHTKIEIARLTESIATLDREIIRIRRGVKRTQFNIRHIEKSGGKLEREAAAYKGRMAMYRNERNNIQADLKKIHVQIAELRLKTDVAHIQELEVQREKLGEEANTLRQRIGSVQTEINTNQAQFDHVLRPGYKNTKLQVTRIEQQQAKLEKEVTDAIAERDGLKQETDNLEKSRVELSNAVLSAREESKKFTSQIDSIDSELRVLDAEYESADKLYNQLHVAMETTQMRLQTLQAQLRQLGYEQPLEATPRQVQEAETSIRMMQFEIERIGAINQLASQHYIDQISRYRELSVRLNELEREKQAIVAFMDEIEAKKRKVFMTAFEKINSTLTVYFEKMTGGGSATLKLENPEDPFVGGIDMIVQFPNKPSIVVSGASGGERSISAVAFIFSLKEFSPASFYVLDEVDAHLDAYHTTKLAETLLEEASKTQFIVISLRPEMVNKAQKVYGVYERNGVSNVITAKFPSEVPSA, via the coding sequence ATGCCCTACATCAAAAAAATCGAGGTAAAAGGCTTTAAGTCTTTTGGGCCCCAAACCATCAAGGTTAACTTAGAAAAAGGCTTCACAGCCATAACTGGGCCCAATGGAAGCGGCAAAACCAACATCATGGACGCCCTGCTCTTCTCGCTGGGAGAACTCAGCACACGCAGACTCCGCGCCGAAAACTCGGCAAAACTCATTTTCCATGGTTCTGAAAAAGCAGGGCTCGAGAAAGCTAAAATGGCAAAAGTCGTCGTCCAATTCGACAACAGCGACGGCACAATGCCAGTAGATACAACCACGGTTACGGTTTCGCGGGAGGTTTACCGCAACGGACAGAGCGTCTACCGTCTCAACGGACGCCGCATGTCGCGGTCTCACATTACTGAAACGCTTTCCATGGGCGCCATTAGCAGCATGAGCAACAACATCATCCCGCAGGGCACCATCACACGCCTAACCGACCTCACCGCGTTAGAACGGCGAAAAATCATCGAAGACCTCATCGGCATCGCGCAGTATGATTCTGAAAAGACTGAGGCAGAAGAGAAACTCCGCGCCGCCGACATATCCATCCGTACCGCGATGGGCAGAATCGACGAGGTACAAAAACGCCTCGATGACCTCGAACGTGAACGCAACCAACTGCTGCGTTTCGAATTCATCCAAAACGAAGTTAAGAAGTTCCAAGCCATAAAAATCTCAAACGACGTCACCCAGCAAAATCAAAAAATCAATGAAAGCACCACGCAAGCTCAAAAAGTCAAGGAACGAGTCGACAAACTCAAAGCAGAACGTGACCTGCGACGTAACCGACGCCACGACATTGAGGGCGAGTGGCGTAAACTCAGTGGGGAAGGCTTAGAGGCGGGTGGTTCTGAGGTTCTTAAGGTTCAGATTAAAATCGGCGAGTTAAAATCCAAACTAACAGAGCTAAACTCTAAAATCAGCGCTGGACAGGCGAGTCTGGAGAGTTTTAAACGTGTTAGAGAAAACAACGTTACCCAACATGAAACGTTGCAGAAGGAAATCAGGGAAAACCGCCTCAAAATCAGGGCGTTCCGCGCTGAACACGAAAAACTTACCGCACAGATAACAGAAAAGCAAGCCGCCCATGAAGCATTAGCCAAACAGACCACAGAGCTTTGGTCAGGTTTGGATGATAACAATCAGCAAATCCGCGCCTTAGACACCCAAATCGAAAGCCACATCAAACGCCTCGCCTATCTTCGTTCCGAGTACAAACAGGACAAAGCGGCACTACGCCTATGCAACGGCAGAATCAAAAACTTAAGTGTCCGTAAAGAAAAATTCCAAGCCAGCTTAAACGAAATCGAAAAATCATTAAGCGAGCTTGAAGCAGTCCAGCGTGACCAAAGAGCCCAACAAAAGCACCTTGAAGCAACTATCGAACGCAAAAAAATCCAAAAAGAAACCGTGCAGAAAGAAATAAGCGAGGCAGAAAAAATCGCCAGTTCCGCGAAAGACGCCGTCATCGAGTTTGCGACTCAGCGGGATTTGGCGGCAACCATTGCGGCTGAAGAGAAAGCGCTACGGGGCATTGAGGAAATGGGCGATGTCGGCGCCATATCGGGAATTCATGGTCGGCTTCGAAGCCTCATAAAAATTGACAAAAGCTACAAGAAAGCCATTGACGCTGCCGCAACAGGCTGGCTAGACGCGTTGGTTGTAAAAGACATTGATGTTGCTTTCACGTGTACTGAGTCGCTTCGGAAGATGAAGCTGGGCAGAATCAAAATTATTCCCCTCCAGGGAGTCATCAACCCCAAACATAAAGACGCTCCACGCCGAGAAGGCGTTGTAGGACCACTTTCAGCGTTTATGAAGTATGACGGCAGCTACGAGTTAGCCATCAACTACGTGTTCGGCGACACCATTGTCGTTTCTAACGATAAAGTGGGGTTCGCACTCTCAAACGAAGGTTACCGCGCCGTCACCCTCAACGGCGACGTCTACGAACCCGGAGCATTTGAAAGCGGCTACTACCGTGCCCCCATCGACTTCTCCACCATAATCCCCAGCGAAAACGCACTCAAAAGCCTCGACGAAGCTGTGCGAGCACTCCAAACCCACCTCGCTCAACGCGGCACAGACATCGCAACCATCGAAGAAGACCTCGAACATACCAAAATCGAAATTGCCCGCTTAACCGAATCCATCGCCACACTGGACCGAGAAATCATCCGAATCAGACGAGGCGTAAAACGCACTCAATTCAACATTCGGCACATTGAAAAATCGGGCGGCAAACTCGAACGGGAAGCGGCAGCCTACAAGGGCCGCATGGCAATGTACCGTAACGAACGCAATAACATTCAGGCTGACCTTAAAAAAATCCATGTCCAAATCGCCGAACTTCGACTCAAAACCGATGTTGCGCACATCCAAGAACTTGAAGTGCAGCGTGAAAAACTTGGCGAAGAAGCCAACACGCTACGGCAACGCATCGGCTCGGTGCAGACTGAGATTAACACTAATCAAGCCCAGTTTGACCACGTGCTACGCCCCGGCTACAAGAACACTAAACTGCAGGTTACCCGCATTGAGCAGCAACAAGCCAAACTGGAGAAAGAAGTCACTGACGCCATAGCCGAACGTGACGGCTTAAAACAGGAGACGGATAACCTTGAGAAGAGCCGGGTAGAGCTTTCAAACGCGGTGTTGTCGGCGCGAGAGGAATCCAAAAAGTTCACGTCCCAAATTGACTCCATCGACTCCGAATTACGAGTGCTCGACGCAGAGTATGAAAGCGCCGACAAACTCTACAATCAGTTACATGTCGCAATGGAAACAACTCAAATGCGGCTCCAAACACTCCAAGCCCAGCTTCGCCAACTCGGATATGAGCAGCCCTTGGAGGCGACTCCGCGGCAGGTGCAGGAAGCTGAAACCAGCATCCGGATGATGCAGTTTGAGATTGAACGCATCGGAGCCATCAACCAGCTTGCAAGCCAACACTATATCGACCAAATCAGCCGCTACCGCGAACTCTCCGTGCGCCTAAACGAGTTGGAACGCGAAAAACAAGCCATCGTCGCGTTTATGGATGAAATTGAAGCCAAGAAACGAAAAGTGTTCATGACTGCGTTTGAGAAAATCAATTCCACTCTCACGGTTTACTTTGAAAAAATGACGGGCGGCGGAAGCGCCACTCTTAAGCTTGAGAACCCTGAGGACCCGTTTGTGGGCGGAATCGACATGATTGTACAGTTCCCCAACAAACCCAGCATTGTCGTCAGCGGCGCCTCAGGTGGGGAACGCTCTATCTCGGCAGTTGCTTTCATCTTTTCGCTCAAAGAGTTCTCGCCAGCATCCTTCTATGTGCTTGACGAGGTGGATGCCCACTTAGACGCTTACCACACCACCAAACTCGCCGAAACCCTCCTAGAAGAAGCATCCAAAACCCAATTCATAGTCATCAGTTTACGTCCTGAAATGGTCAACAAGGCGCAGAAAGTCTACGGTGTCTATGAACGTAACGGAGTCTCCAACGTTATAACCGCCAAGTTCCCCTCGGAGGTCCCCTCAGCCTAA
- a CDS encoding response regulator, whose amino-acid sequence MVKKARILVADDDETIRTTMKAILQDEGYEVDLAGTGKEAIQRSNEKTYNIALLDIRLPDMEGIELLKLLKDSVPRMRKVMVTGYPSMQNAIAALNKSADAYIVKPVDVDKLLNTVKEQLQAQENELKFSEQKVAEFIESRVKELSVEHV is encoded by the coding sequence TTGGTTAAAAAAGCAAGAATTCTTGTTGCAGATGACGATGAAACAATCCGGACAACCATGAAAGCGATCCTTCAAGATGAAGGTTATGAAGTGGATCTTGCAGGAACTGGAAAAGAAGCTATACAGCGTTCAAACGAAAAAACCTACAACATCGCGTTGCTAGACATACGATTACCCGACATGGAAGGCATTGAACTGCTTAAACTGTTAAAGGACAGTGTGCCCCGCATGCGCAAAGTGATGGTTACAGGCTATCCTTCTATGCAGAATGCTATCGCTGCCCTCAACAAAAGCGCCGATGCTTACATCGTGAAACCTGTGGATGTGGATAAACTTCTAAACACCGTTAAGGAGCAACTGCAGGCACAGGAGAACGAACTCAAATTCAGTGAACAAAAAGTGGCTGAATTTATTGAAAGCCGGGTTAAAGAGCTGTCAGTTGAACACGTTTAA
- a CDS encoding DNA topoisomerase VI subunit B: protein MAQATFEEISASDFFYRNRDIAGLTNPSRSIFVAIREVVENSLDAAESQKIPPDIYVRLSFEAEATKDTQIYKLHVEDNGSGIPPRFIPSAFGQVLYGSKYKLKQARGTFGLGGKMAVLYGQITTHQPVFVTSSTGQEKIYSFKLMIDIQRNKPIILDRKVIINKDQWRGTIIEFTLEGDYLRAMPKIIEYFKQTAMVNPYANLTFVDPKGRLYKFTRATTTMPEPPKETMPHPYGVDVELLQRLIQVTEFTNMSTFLRGHFHRVGEITAQKFLEFAGLPANKNPKKLTHEEIVRLMQNLKKYKDFLPPDASCLSPLGEELLKTGVMKELNPEYLVVHQRKPSTYAGHPFIVEMAMAYGGNVPKRGNFVIYRFANKIPLLYDEASDVSYRAISSMNWKRYKVSPDMPIAIVVHICSTKVPYKTVGKEFISDRPEVRREEANALREVARQIQHFLARQEHVHNEKKRLSIFGKYLPKIAEFSTMLAGETEKPDVEKLLKSVQKYGAEES, encoded by the coding sequence GTGGCTCAAGCAACCTTTGAAGAAATATCTGCATCGGACTTTTTCTACCGAAACCGAGACATCGCAGGCTTAACCAACCCCTCACGCAGCATATTTGTTGCCATCCGCGAAGTTGTCGAAAACAGCCTTGACGCTGCAGAGAGCCAAAAAATCCCTCCCGATATCTATGTGCGCTTAAGTTTTGAAGCTGAAGCCACCAAAGATACTCAAATCTACAAACTTCACGTAGAAGACAACGGCAGCGGGATTCCTCCACGTTTCATACCCTCCGCGTTTGGTCAAGTCCTCTACGGCAGCAAATACAAACTCAAACAAGCCCGAGGCACCTTCGGTTTAGGCGGCAAAATGGCGGTCCTCTACGGGCAAATTACAACGCATCAACCCGTCTTTGTAACTTCAAGCACGGGGCAGGAAAAAATTTACAGTTTCAAATTGATGATAGACATCCAACGCAATAAACCCATTATATTGGACCGAAAAGTCATCATCAACAAAGACCAATGGCGTGGCACTATTATCGAGTTTACTCTTGAAGGTGACTACCTTCGTGCAATGCCCAAAATTATTGAGTACTTCAAACAAACCGCTATGGTGAATCCCTATGCTAACCTAACTTTTGTTGACCCCAAAGGTAGGCTCTACAAGTTTACAAGGGCAACCACCACGATGCCGGAGCCCCCTAAAGAAACCATGCCGCATCCATACGGTGTAGACGTCGAGTTGTTGCAGCGGCTTATCCAAGTTACCGAATTCACCAACATGTCTACTTTTCTGCGTGGACATTTCCATCGCGTAGGTGAGATTACTGCACAGAAATTTCTCGAGTTTGCTGGGTTACCCGCAAATAAGAATCCCAAGAAACTCACCCATGAGGAAATCGTGAGGTTAATGCAGAACCTCAAAAAATACAAAGACTTTCTCCCCCCTGACGCCAGTTGTCTCTCACCATTAGGCGAAGAACTGCTCAAGACAGGTGTCATGAAGGAGCTTAACCCTGAGTACCTTGTGGTGCATCAACGCAAGCCCTCCACGTATGCGGGGCACCCATTTATTGTGGAGATGGCTATGGCATATGGCGGCAATGTACCCAAACGAGGTAACTTTGTTATCTATCGTTTCGCAAACAAAATCCCTCTCTTATACGACGAAGCCAGCGATGTATCCTATCGTGCAATCTCAAGCATGAATTGGAAACGCTACAAAGTCTCGCCTGACATGCCCATTGCAATCGTCGTGCATATTTGTAGCACTAAAGTGCCTTACAAGACGGTTGGTAAAGAATTCATCAGCGACCGTCCCGAAGTACGACGCGAAGAAGCAAACGCGTTACGTGAAGTAGCTCGTCAAATCCAGCATTTCCTTGCCCGACAAGAGCATGTGCATAATGAAAAGAAGCGTCTGAGCATTTTTGGCAAGTATTTGCCTAAAATTGCCGAGTTCTCGACTATGTTAGCTGGGGAAACCGAGAAGCCTGACGTAGAAAAATTACTAAAGAGTGTACAGAAGTATGGCGCAGAAGAAAGTTAA
- the scpB gene encoding SMC-Scp complex subunit ScpB, protein MENPKNQTTEPNQTPEPLKTKEATETTAPEVEEAQESPAQAGQRKTRALALLEAALYIAGRPLNINELGQVLNSRSKKRVETYVEELIKEYQNSRALEIIALKDERYVLQVKAEFTPLIKKLVNRPLLSSGPLKTLSYIAYRQPITQKRVIQVRGQHAYGHVKMLKDMGLIVTERSGRSLALKTTDYFADYFGLTQDMTTLKRDLRKVFGDAIKEDAAERQRKETEEEKQATQDVDAQPENPDT, encoded by the coding sequence TTGGAAAACCCTAAAAACCAAACAACAGAACCAAACCAAACTCCTGAGCCCCTAAAAACTAAAGAGGCAACTGAGACGACTGCCCCCGAGGTTGAAGAAGCACAGGAGAGTCCAGCGCAAGCTGGCCAGCGTAAAACCCGCGCCCTTGCCCTTTTGGAGGCTGCCCTCTACATTGCAGGTCGCCCCCTAAACATCAACGAGTTGGGTCAAGTTTTAAACAGCCGCTCTAAAAAGAGAGTCGAAACTTACGTAGAAGAACTCATCAAAGAATACCAAAACAGCCGTGCACTCGAAATCATTGCGCTAAAAGATGAACGTTACGTACTTCAAGTCAAAGCCGAATTCACCCCGCTTATCAAGAAGCTGGTGAATCGACCTTTGCTCTCGTCGGGTCCCCTCAAAACCCTCAGCTACATCGCCTATCGCCAACCTATTACTCAGAAACGTGTCATCCAAGTCCGCGGTCAACACGCGTATGGACACGTCAAAATGCTCAAAGACATGGGGTTAATTGTGACGGAACGTAGTGGACGCTCCTTGGCTCTGAAGACTACGGATTACTTCGCGGATTACTTTGGATTAACACAAGACATGACGACGCTTAAACGGGACTTGCGCAAGGTTTTCGGCGACGCCATCAAAGAAGACGCGGCAGAACGACAAAGAAAAGAAACAGAAGAAGAAAAACAGGCAACACAGGATGTAGACGCACAGCCAGAAAACCCAGATACATAG
- a CDS encoding PAS domain S-box protein codes for MLKNTASDKCNDSLPVLIDLVPDPIALLDSKGKIAYVNKQLESLWGVCKEQIVGKNVTELPFLSGSCQQLLLSNAKKRFAGASIPPYEIKTTASNGEQHCLDVKGTIIKNEGEVFILGLFRDVTERAKTQKELQTELSLSEEKLQCLCNSLRDAIVFVDEKTRVTYWNTAAEKTFGFTREEVLGKNVHDLVVPASMCKEARANIGTCVEIFSQTGMGYFTVGNVELIGRHKDGSEFPVELSLSSINLNGVWHAAGIIKDITSRKRGEQKLKDAEQRYHALFNQAPLGVMVIDPQTGAFLDFNDIAHLQLGYSREEFEKLTLSDIETEKTKQELQALIMDLVRDGSGQFETKHRTKTDDVRNVLITIRAFRSSGRPYLNCICHDITETKKAQLAMIKSEARLRESEELFRAISTFSTDAIILSDQNDKVIYWNPAAEQTFSYPENEAIGKSLTELVMPSSEHEAHKEMLKEILAKPLSKKHRQLNAKRKDGSTFPMDISIVSVTLDGKQCLLSTIRDVTEWKNMEEALRQERDMLENVAANVNAGLAIINREYKIVWANQLLKQLSKKSQVENEYCYKVFPKDSDGICIDCGVQKIFEEGAAIDRHDYHFENPNSGWVELIVTPIKDKEGNVVAALELVVDITERKQQQAQGVEYSQKLEGLVQKRTDQLKRTQAELVKSERLAAIGELASMVGHDLRNPLTGIKNSAYFMKKKGSQIPPDQYREMLETIDKCVDYSNKIVSDLLDYSREIRLNLQDYSPKKLLDESLSILGKPANVKIENNLPYEFTVKLDADKIKRVFVNLLKNAIDAMPNGGKVTVSSKTVPGALAILVTDTGVGISEDVLSNLFVPLFTTKAQGMGFGLAICKRMVEAHGGTITCTTVKGRGTTFTLTLPIQQHELEVNVFG; via the coding sequence ATGCTGAAGAACACCGCGTCCGACAAATGTAACGATTCTTTGCCTGTGCTTATTGACCTTGTTCCAGATCCCATAGCACTACTGGATAGCAAAGGAAAAATTGCTTACGTTAACAAACAACTCGAAAGTTTATGGGGTGTTTGTAAAGAGCAAATAGTTGGCAAAAACGTTACTGAGTTGCCCTTCCTGAGTGGCTCATGTCAACAGTTGCTTTTGTCGAACGCCAAAAAACGGTTTGCTGGAGCAAGCATCCCTCCTTACGAAATAAAAACAACTGCCTCTAACGGTGAACAGCACTGTTTAGACGTCAAAGGCACGATCATAAAAAACGAGGGCGAAGTGTTCATTTTAGGCCTTTTCCGTGATGTTACCGAAAGGGCAAAAACCCAAAAAGAGCTACAGACTGAGCTGTCCCTTAGTGAAGAAAAACTGCAATGCCTCTGTAACTCGCTAAGAGACGCCATTGTTTTTGTTGACGAAAAAACCCGAGTCACATACTGGAATACAGCAGCCGAAAAAACCTTCGGTTTCACCCGAGAAGAAGTGCTGGGCAAAAACGTGCATGACCTAGTGGTGCCTGCCTCTATGTGTAAAGAAGCCCGCGCCAACATCGGGACATGTGTAGAGATTTTTTCACAAACCGGCATGGGTTACTTCACAGTGGGAAACGTTGAATTGATTGGTCGACACAAAGATGGCAGCGAATTCCCAGTTGAATTATCGCTTTCCTCGATAAATCTGAATGGCGTATGGCATGCAGCAGGCATCATAAAAGACATAACTAGCAGAAAACGCGGGGAACAAAAACTAAAGGACGCAGAGCAACGATATCACGCCTTGTTTAATCAAGCACCCTTAGGTGTTATGGTTATTGACCCCCAAACTGGCGCATTTTTGGATTTTAACGATATAGCTCACCTCCAATTGGGGTACTCGCGGGAAGAATTCGAAAAACTAACTCTCTCTGACATTGAAACCGAAAAAACAAAGCAAGAACTTCAAGCATTGATCATGGATCTGGTTCGGGACGGAAGCGGGCAATTTGAAACAAAACATCGCACAAAAACAGACGATGTCCGAAACGTCTTGATTACTATCCGCGCTTTTCGTTCTTCAGGTAGACCTTACCTCAACTGCATATGTCACGATATTACTGAAACCAAAAAAGCCCAACTTGCTATGATTAAAAGTGAAGCTCGACTACGCGAAAGTGAGGAATTATTCCGTGCAATCAGCACATTCTCCACTGACGCTATCATTCTCAGTGACCAAAACGATAAAGTCATCTATTGGAATCCCGCAGCCGAACAAACCTTCAGTTACCCAGAAAATGAAGCTATAGGCAAAAGCCTCACTGAATTGGTAATGCCTTCTTCTGAGCATGAAGCTCATAAAGAAATGCTCAAAGAAATATTGGCTAAGCCTCTATCAAAGAAGCATCGCCAACTTAACGCAAAACGTAAAGATGGCTCCACTTTTCCAATGGACATCTCCATTGTGTCCGTAACATTAGATGGTAAACAGTGTCTACTCTCAACCATCCGCGACGTGACAGAATGGAAAAATATGGAGGAAGCGCTCCGACAGGAACGCGACATGCTTGAAAATGTAGCGGCCAACGTGAACGCGGGTTTAGCCATTATTAATCGTGAATACAAAATCGTATGGGCTAATCAGTTGCTCAAGCAGCTTTCTAAAAAAAGCCAGGTGGAAAACGAGTACTGCTATAAGGTATTTCCAAAAGACAGCGACGGTATTTGCATCGATTGTGGCGTTCAAAAAATCTTTGAAGAGGGCGCAGCAATTGATCGGCACGATTACCACTTTGAAAATCCTAATTCAGGCTGGGTCGAATTAATTGTAACCCCCATCAAGGACAAGGAAGGCAACGTTGTCGCAGCCTTAGAATTGGTAGTGGACATAACCGAACGCAAACAGCAACAGGCGCAAGGCGTTGAGTACTCACAGAAGCTTGAAGGACTTGTGCAGAAAAGAACTGACCAGTTGAAGAGAACTCAAGCGGAGTTGGTGAAGTCGGAACGTTTAGCGGCTATCGGCGAATTAGCTAGCATGGTGGGACATGACCTACGTAATCCCTTGACAGGCATCAAAAATTCTGCTTACTTCATGAAAAAGAAAGGTAGCCAAATCCCGCCCGACCAATACCGTGAGATGCTTGAAACAATTGACAAATGCGTAGACTACTCTAACAAAATCGTAAGCGACCTGTTGGATTACTCTAGAGAAATTCGACTAAATCTGCAGGATTATTCTCCCAAAAAATTGCTTGACGAATCGTTAAGCATCCTGGGGAAACCTGCTAACGTTAAAATCGAAAACAACCTCCCATATGAATTCACTGTAAAGCTGGATGCTGACAAAATAAAAAGGGTTTTCGTGAACCTTCTAAAAAACGCCATAGACGCCATGCCTAACGGAGGAAAGGTGACGGTGAGCAGCAAAACGGTTCCGGGCGCCTTAGCGATTTTAGTTACTGATACGGGTGTAGGGATTAGCGAAGATGTGCTGTCTAACCTCTTTGTGCCCCTGTTCACTACTAAGGCGCAGGGCATGGGTTTTGGCTTAGCCATCTGCAAGCGTATGGTGGAGGCCCATGGGGGAACGATAACCTGTACAACTGTCAAAGGGCGAGGAACAACCTTCACGCTAACCTTACCGATACAACAACATGAATTGGAGGTGAATGTATTTGGTTAA
- a CDS encoding LLM class F420-dependent oxidoreductase yields the protein MSKLKFGLQHPCFTYDGVGNSIFETVKERAQYAEKHGFDGFFVMDHFLQIPYVGNIDEPILEAWTTISGLTQVTSKIKLGTLVTGNIYRNPALLAKMAANVDLMSNGRLILGIGAGWFEPEANAYDIPFLTILERGKRLEESVQIIKGMWTNPKGFTFHGNYYKVNNALCLPEPIQKPHPPIMIGGGGEKQTLRIVAKYADACNLFGGPKAIKDKLEVLKKHCNDVGRDYDEILKTTLATVVIAENKEDLNSALAEFREPEVSDEELDEMVLYGTPDEVAVKIEKLMQTGIQYLIVNFRGHLDNKNSEADSLKLFAEKVVTKFQ from the coding sequence ATGTCAAAACTAAAATTCGGTCTCCAACACCCCTGCTTCACCTATGATGGAGTAGGAAACTCCATCTTTGAAACTGTCAAAGAAAGAGCGCAATACGCGGAGAAACATGGTTTTGACGGCTTCTTCGTAATGGACCACTTCCTCCAGATACCGTATGTGGGCAACATAGACGAACCAATACTTGAAGCTTGGACAACGATTTCTGGGTTAACGCAGGTAACAAGCAAAATCAAACTCGGAACATTGGTAACGGGCAATATTTACCGTAATCCCGCCTTACTCGCCAAAATGGCGGCAAACGTTGATTTGATGAGTAACGGAAGACTAATTTTAGGCATAGGCGCAGGCTGGTTTGAACCAGAAGCCAACGCCTACGACATACCCTTCTTAACCATTCTAGAACGCGGCAAACGACTTGAGGAGTCAGTTCAAATCATAAAAGGCATGTGGACAAACCCCAAAGGCTTCACCTTCCATGGCAACTATTACAAAGTAAACAACGCCCTCTGCCTACCAGAACCAATCCAAAAACCCCATCCACCCATAATGATTGGCGGAGGCGGAGAAAAACAAACGCTACGGATTGTCGCCAAATATGCTGATGCCTGCAACCTTTTCGGGGGACCCAAAGCAATCAAAGATAAACTTGAAGTGCTAAAGAAGCATTGCAACGACGTAGGTCGCGATTATGACGAAATATTGAAGACCACTCTTGCTACCGTGGTAATCGCTGAAAACAAAGAGGACTTAAACAGCGCCTTAGCTGAGTTTCGGGAACCAGAGGTTAGTGATGAGGAGCTAGACGAAATGGTCCTCTACGGAACCCCTGACGAGGTAGCGGTGAAGATAGAGAAACTCATGCAAACGGGCATACAATATCTAATCGTCAACTTTAGAGGACACTTAGACAACAAAAACAGCGAGGCAGACTCGTTAAAGTTATTCGCCGAAAAAGTTGTCACCAAATTCCAGTGA